The segment TTTCCATACACAACTGGAGACCTCTTTTGTGTAGGATTCTTTGACATGGTTTGTGCTTCACCCTTTCAAACTTAATATGCTTTGTGTGGAAACTTCATCTGgcattttattttggttttactttttttttcagggGGATTCCGTTCTAAAGAAGTAAATGAAGAAAGATGTTTTTAAATCAGTTTCTAAGTGTTCACTAGGAAGAAATGCCTCATGTAGAACAAAATCTTACCAAAGAGCTTCTCCTGGTTTTTATTAATCATGAAGGAACAGTTCTATCTTATTGTTTAGGCtttcatctatcttattaaaactcaagtacaaaattggagtgtttggagacttgaataggacttttaaaaatttggagtgtttggaaacatggattgcagtcttttaaaaaaaaatatttttgtttgaaaacaaggatagtagtattaagaaaaaaagtaatgggcttatgtttttttaaaaaattgaaagttatctaggccacttttaaaatataccaaaatgggtcaatctaattccctaaaattgttttttctaaactaaccataaaacaaaatttaaactttatatacatatttcaaatcaaaataataattcaaatttgatttatatcaaaaattgattcaaaaatatacatatattcaaaaatggatttttactaaactatttttcaataaccattataaaaaaatattgtcaatatatataagaaaaatataatacaaagcccaatttgaaataccaactcaaattatggttttcatatttcatattaagttttaaaaatataatatatgtaattatttatatgatggtatgtataaaatactattaattatatgattacttatatgatggtacatataaaatacgattaattatatgatgataaaatacgatatataataatgactagggatgggcttttggatacccatacgggtttagttctgatcggtttgtattttgggttttcggggtcaaagatttcagccttattagaatgtttctaaattttggtttgagttcgatttggatctttgcgggtttggtatgggtttggataactaatttaaattatttttaaagtcttaaatcattatatattttaaatttctcaaaatgtataaataaaataatatattacgtataaatttgaataacatatgtcataatacttaagcttaacatatcaattggcttgatttaaaattttagatacgaaatcaataattattttaagtatttttggtgatttgagtatactttaactatttcagatatttacttttgactatctatatatattttcaagtatttaaaccaatttaaaagtatcatttttgatgttttatatacgttaaatctaaaaataattaatatatataagtatataaatctatttttagataaattcggatacccaaatacttcggttcggatcagattcggttctctaaataacaaaattttgaataattagaatatttaatcaatttatgtttgggtttggtactatatctttggatcggtatcggttatgttcctcggattcatttttccaaatcctaataattacatgaaaaacaaatatcaacatatttttcaaaatatacacccgcgcgcctgcgcgggtcaaaatctagttgtatCTTATAACCCAagggtaattttttttttaattttcatgaaAACTCAACTATCCCCCCTCCCCTTCCCCTAATTTTGTTTGATCTTCGAACATTACTCTACCATGAGATAGAAAATTACAAATCTAAACGACaccaaataaaacaaatataatgaTATCAATACATccaaaaataattgtttttaagtCTATTCTTATTTTTACTAAAAGGCTTGCAAcgaaattttattcaaattttacGTTTATTCCTCTTCATTGTCGCATGCGTTGAAGAAGAGAATTGACATCTATCATCTCGGCTTGGGGAGGATGAGGCCCCGATTTCATCCACCGTAGGAGTACTGAGGCGAACAACCAGACTGAAACTCTAAAGTTTCGGTCTACAACTGATGATGATCATGAAGACCATATCCCATCCACTCTCTTGTCATGAAGAGATTGGTCAATGAAACTGTAACACCCGTTTTTTTTTGCCATAATAAACtaatacttattttattttatatgttaccaattataaattaatacttaTTTGATAAAATTCAAATCGGCAACTCTGTAGTTATGTAAACCATAGCGAGAGTTGTATTCGTAGTATGTATAAGGATGTTCgcaatttttatttatctacTTCATTCCCTAgtttttagtattatttttttaatcgaTATAGCGTTTCTATTTACTACCGGGGGAAATCAAGACAGACCAATTGTTTTCTTACCGACACTGTCTATTTTCGTGACCATATATTGCatctttattttattatctttGTTTTTAGCAGAAGAAATGCTATGTTTTGTATGTTCGTCAacctttgatttttcttttcctttttgggttcttgttctattttattttttgttgttgtagattttttttctctttggtggtctatttatgtaatattttgttttattaataaatagaaaaaaatctcgaaaagaaagaagatatcATTGAGACAAATGACGTTCTTACACTAAATACTGGCAGAATCATTCATTACTAGTTTGATATACAGCaccaattttttaattattaaatcatatgcttagattttattttctatatatcaaaatctttaaaaacttAAAGTCACATGAATTCTGTACGCCTCTTAATCCTCTCATTGCCTAAACCATTTTTGCTTATGTGCTCAATTTTccaaataacaaaattttattatttcctCATAATTCTTGTTTCTCTCTGCAGAGAAATTAAATAGCAATTTTCCGGGGAAAACAAAGTCGAAGAAAAGCCTTAAGAATCGTGCATTGGAAAAAGACAACCACCACAcccacaaaattaaaaaaataaaaataaaaaaataaaacaacccCTCAAGCAAGATTGTTTTCGACACGCACTTTAGGTCTCTAGGGATTTTCTGGGTACCATTTCTCTCAACCTTCTTCTGAAATTTCCCTTCTTTTAATTGCTTAGATCGTTCTTGATTTGATGCATTTGCAATAGCTTAGGGGCAGATCCGGATTGCAACTTTAATTTTCCTTCGGTAATTGGGAGTTTTCTTTGTAATTAACTCGATTTGTTTGATAATTGAATTATAAATGTGTTACTTGGAGATGTGGTTTAATTATCTTTGTGGAAATGCTTATTATGTATGTGTAGAAGATGCTCAAATGTTAATCTCACACAAAGCTAACTGccaatatcatttttttttttgtgtatcaGAATTAAGTTGTTAATATGAATTATTTGTGAAACATAATAATGCAGAAGCTACACTTGGAGCCTGAAGCTAGGTCTACACTTTGATCTAGTGCTTGTGTTGTAGTCAGAGTTATGAATCCAATGCAAGGGCAGCAGAGTACTGGTGGTGGTTCATCCACTGATTTGAACCAAGGAGATAATGAACCGGTCTATAACGCAGAGAGCTCTTTGAACACCATGATGAGTCCAGTGGACAACGGACCAACATACGAAAGCCCGAGTTCTCATAACTGGTGGAGGCTTGGTGAATCCAGCTCCGTCTCAGGGCCATCTGATATCAAGACAAATCACCAGCTGCAACACGGAGGAGTTCATGCAGCTGGTTACAACATGAGAAATGGACCCGCTTTCTTGCGCGGTTCAAGCTCCAATGCTGCAAATATGAGCATGGACATGGACAGCAGCGATGATGACTATGGTGCACGGCCTTCCGGGCTCGTATTCCGTCATAGTAGCTATGGGAGTTCGTTAGGAAGTTCGGTCCAGGCCACTGGAGAGAGCAGCAGTGGCCCGGCCGCCTCTTCCTTGGATGGTTGGGGTTCGTCCTGCAAAAGAAAGGCTTTTGAAGCAGCAGCAGCTCCTAGTCCTACTCTTCCTGACTGTTCAGGTCTTTCTCATTATGGTGCTTCGAGTAGTTTGAGTCTGGCTACACCCTCGCAAACTTCTCCAAACCGGATGGAACACATGTTTGGATctggtggtggtggaagagCGGTTGCAACCAATGCTTTTCATTCTGACACTTCATCTAGACCTGGCAGAAGATTAAATCTGAGGCACCCTCAGGAGTATGCAGGATTCAGCATATCTCATCATAGTGGAGGTTCTATGCAGCAGAGTTTACCATTAAACTCTCCTCAAGACATGAGATCAAGCAGTGGTGAGAACCAGACAAATTTAGTCCATCTCCCTGCTTTGGCAAGGAACATACCCCAATTTGCTTGGGATACTTCTCTCAGTTCAAGAGCAAGTACTTCTTCTTCGGGTATTGGGATGCCTGCAGAGCTATTCGGACCACCGAGAAGCAATCCAGAGCAGCCGCCCATGTTTGCACCTCCTGTGCATGATCAATCTATCTGGAGCTTCACTCGTGGAAACCCTCCTTCAAATATAGATGCGCAGCAGATGAGTCCGGCGTGGATTCCTCCTCCTCAGAGCGCCCCGCCACCGAGAGCATCAGAGCTATCTCCTTGGTCTTTATTTCCTAGTGTTGAATCTCAATCTACTACTAGTCATGGACCTGCTGCATCTCTTCCTTTATTGCCTTCTGTTTCCTCAAACGAGGCAATGCCGTCTAGTTCTTCTAGTAGCCGCAGCCATCGCTCACGGCAGAGAAGGTCAGGGCTGTTATCCGAGAGGCAGAGTGAGCTTCTCCACTTGCGCCACTTAGGGAGGAGCTTAGCTGCTGACAGTGATGGAAGGAACCACCTCATCTCCGAGGTCTGTGTTCTGTAAAAATACTCGCTCTTCATTAGCAACTGCCACGTGTGACTAGTTTAATATAGTTGCACTTGTTcgtcttattttttttgtagatacGTCAGGTGTTGACCGCCATGAGAAGAGGGGAGAATTTACGGATTGaggtaataattttattatgaaaCCGTTACAGAGTATTTGTTAtgaaccctttttttttttctaaatcatcAGATATTATGTTTTCTTCAAATGAAATAGGATTACATGGTGTTCGATCCACTTATCTTCCAGAGTATGACTGAGATGCACGATAGGCATCGGGAAATGCGCCTTGATGTTGACAACATGTCGTACGAAGTgagtattaattaattaattaattaccacTTTTTTGACTGTTTTATAGCAATCGCCAATATCATGTGTGGGAATATGAATGTTAGGAGCTGTTGGCGCTTGGGGAACGCATAGGAGATGTGAGCACTGGTCTAAGGGAAGATGTCATTTTGAAGACGATGAAACAACACAAATGTACGTCGTCTTCTGCTGAGTTGCATCAGGACATAGAGCCTTGCTGCATTTGTCAGGTATATTTAACTATGGACTTtttaagtgtgtgtgtgtgtgtctccTGTAACCTTCTTGACTATTCTACATTGATCATGCATCTGTACATTGCTGTTTTGACAGGAAGAGTATGCAGAAGGTGATGATCTTGGGACCTTGGAATGTGGCCATGAATTTCACAAGGACTGTATTAAACAATGGGTCATGCTCAAGAATCTCTGCCCCATTTGCAAGACTGTCGCATTAACGACGTGATAGTAACTGTACCTCCTGGCTCCATTCATCATTGCGATGCcaaaagaataattaaaaaatgtaGAGATCTTATTGATCTGTTCTATCCATCCATGTCTCATCTGAAAATTTAATTGTTATGCTTGACTCGTTGTGTGACTGTTCTAAGAACGTTATGACAGATTATTCATAAAATAGCCATGGGAACGAGAATAATTCCTCTTTTTACTAGAATCATTGTTGATATCTTAGGGATAACAGGCCTTTTAATTTCTTTCAAAGACTATATATGGCAACAATATCGTTGAAATTGTCAAAGAGCTTGTATACAGCCTCATAACAATCCAATCCGTACCCTAAAACCATTGTTTAGCAAGGTGTATTGCAGCTCGAGCTTTGAACTCTCGCTATGAACCAAGCCTGTATCTGACAATTCATCAAATGAAAGTCCTAAGTTGGTAAGGAGAGACGAGATTCGGTTTGGAGTTCTTAAGATaaacattttcttgaaaatataAACAACCTTAGGCGAACCATTTTGGTACTCAGAAATAACACGCATGAGAGGCATTTATCCACTTGAAAGGCTCCAAAAGCTTCACCAGCTGTCCTTTCAATCCAATTAAATCTCCAGGCGTTACTCACATGGTTGACTCAATGTGACCAGGAGGAGAAGGATGTAAGTAAAAGCTCAAGAAAATAAGCTTGATCATTGCTGCTACAGAGGAAGTGCTACATATATAGAATGGAGTGTGAGACACCGTTGAGAGACAATTATGGAAAGATGACATATCAGTCTAACATTGGTTCTGGAAAATTACTTTGGCTAGAAGCAATTAGATTTGGATTTATCATAATATTAGGAAACAAGATATTATGGATGAAGGGGCGTATATGAATAACTTTGGGGAGTTAGGTCATCGTTACGCTTTATAGAGATGAGCTTTACGTGTTCTTGACAGCTTAGGTTAGACATTGGTGAGTGTAACTGGAGAGATTAGAAATTGATCCGTCTCTAATCATGTGTAAGAGAGTAAATCGGATTTGATATCATGGAAACCATAAACAAATTTGTCACATTACAAAATTCCATCATGTTAGATGGAAGCAATTTCGGTTGGAAACCTAGGATGCGACACATTATCTGAGGAATGCTTGGTCAGCTGTTGAACAAGGATGGTTGCTCCCACCATGCTTATAGAAGACAAGAAACTTGCGCACCTAAAGAAAGATGGACTGATTCGGACATGGCAACATCTAAATTCAACTCAAAGGCATTAACAACAATTTTCTCTGCTGTTGACCTAAatcaattcaaaatattttaaggGTGTGAATCAGCTAAAGAAGTATGGATACATTGATCACTTACTTTGAAGGAAATACAAGTATAAGAAGAACTAGGATTGATCACTTGGTGTCCAGATTTGAAAATCTCAGAATGGGAGATGATGAATCAATTGTTGGATTCATATCTAAGATTAGCAAGATAGCAAATGAATCTGCAGTCCTTGGTAAGAAGTACACGGAAAAGAGCTTGGGCAAGAAGCTGATGAGGTATCTATCTACCCCCTCGGTTTGAACCTTAATTACAAAGCTGTCTTAAACATCGTGTTGACATTTATGATATGGAATTTAATCAACTCCCTGGTATCCTTGAAGTTCAAGACCTGAAGAAGTCTGATGAGAGCTAAATCAAAGGAAGAAGATAGAGTGACGCGTATTGGGGACAACTTGAGTCTGCTGGCTAGAAACTTCAACAAATGATTAAGAgagttgaaaaagaaaaaagttgcTATGGTGGACAAATTCAAAAGCATGAGTCTGATCGCTTCAATTCTCAATCTTCTCGTTCTTATATGTCAAAGGGAAATAGAAAGAAAAGCTTGCAGTGTCAAACAATCTAAAGAAGGAAAAATCTCTTGTGTGCTTTAGTGATACTAAGTCTGAAAGTGACAGTGATAATGAAGAACTTCTTCACAATTTCGTGGCTCTGGTTGGATAAGATGAAACACATGAACTTCAGTTAAGCTTTGATTCATATTCAGAGTCAAAAGTAAAAGAAGATGTTCACAACGCCGATATCAAAACTGAAGACCGAGCTCACTTTGATAAATTTGCTGAACTTTGCCATGAAAATACGCAACTCATCAAAGATAAAGCTATGCTACATACACATGTGAACATTCTAGAAGTACCCtctcagttttttttgtttcttccaaCACTTGTAAGATTTTGTAACTactgttgattttttttaaccaaTAAGACTTGTAACAAATTTCTTTAAGTGAGCATTTTCTCTACATTTTCAAAGATTTTATACAAACAATTGAAACATATACTAATATAGGTGCTTTTCTGGTCAATAGCACATGCCTgttcttattttgttttttcatttagATTGTAGCTATCTTCTACTTTCGAAAAAGGtatgaaacaaaaagaatttatatgctaattaaatatgttaatttcttAGAGTGTCCGATGTATAGTACTTAAATAGTTCTAACAGGTCATGATGTTGGTCttataaaatctattaaaatttaatatttttcctCATTAATTGTTATTTACAGATAATAGTTCTCATTAATGGTAACAAATATCTAGAGATACAGTTGATACATTTAATAATATGATGTACCTCAAAATCTTGTCTTTATGAATACAAAAACAACCCCCAAATTTTAGTAAAAAACAATTAGAGGcattatattcaaaataaacGGTCTCTTTTTGGGTAGATAAAGATGTCTTGCATATTAAAAGTGGTCCGTAGAGAATAAAAGACCTCACCACTACAATGTCACGCCACAACGCACCACAGCCACCGAGGGATCTTACCAAGCAGCACTCATGGCCGCATGATGTGAACCGCAACGAGGCTTGGCTCCGGAAGAAAAAGAAACGATCAGTGGATCTCATTCCTCGAAGCAAGAGCGTCACGAACGACGATCTCGAGGAGCTTAAAGGTTGCATCGAGCTTG is part of the Brassica rapa cultivar Chiifu-401-42 chromosome A09, CAAS_Brap_v3.01, whole genome shotgun sequence genome and harbors:
- the LOC103847996 gene encoding E3 ubiquitin-protein ligase MBR1, coding for MNPMQGQQSTGGGSSTDLNQGDNEPVYNAESSLNTMMSPVDNGPTYESPSSHNWWRLGESSSVSGPSDIKTNHQLQHGGVHAAGYNMRNGPAFLRGSSSNAANMSMDMDSSDDDYGARPSGLVFRHSSYGSSLGSSVQATGESSSGPAASSLDGWGSSCKRKAFEAAAAPSPTLPDCSGLSHYGASSSLSLATPSQTSPNRMEHMFGSGGGGRAVATNAFHSDTSSRPGRRLNLRHPQEYAGFSISHHSGGSMQQSLPLNSPQDMRSSSGENQTNLVHLPALARNIPQFAWDTSLSSRASTSSSGIGMPAELFGPPRSNPEQPPMFAPPVHDQSIWSFTRGNPPSNIDAQQMSPAWIPPPQSAPPPRASELSPWSLFPSVESQSTTSHGPAASLPLLPSVSSNEAMPSSSSSSRSHRSRQRRSGLLSERQSELLHLRHLGRSLAADSDGRNHLISEIRQVLTAMRRGENLRIEDYMVFDPLIFQSMTEMHDRHREMRLDVDNMSYEELLALGERIGDVSTGLREDVILKTMKQHKCTSSSAELHQDIEPCCICQEEYAEGDDLGTLECGHEFHKDCIKQWVMLKNLCPICKTVALTT